In Trichoderma asperellum chromosome 1, complete sequence, a single window of DNA contains:
- a CDS encoding uncharacterized protein (TransMembrane:2 (o62-81i88-105o)): MIQAPNPGAEAEVFVCSCSQPLVDRQPCPSYCFLISNTYLTMGVQFCVGGGIRLSSLSSFCYHSPSLLLFLSCASFSPFILHGKIIEASSYITSIIVAFDLFLFPNT, translated from the coding sequence ATGATACAAGCTCCAAATCCTGGCGCTGAGGCTGAAGTGTTTgtgtgcagctgcagccagccaCTTGTTGACCGACAGCCTTGTCCcagttattgctttttaatttccaATACATACTTAACCATGGGCGTTCAGTTTTGTGTGGGAGGGGGAATCAGACTTTCCTCACTCTCGTCCTTTTGCTACCATTCTCCATcacttctcctcttcctctcctgtGCCTCTTTCTCCCCTTTCATATTGCATGGCAAAATTATAGAAGCATCCTCCTATATCACAAGCATTATTGTTGCCTTTGATTTGTTCCTCTTTCCTAACACCTAA
- a CDS encoding uncharacterized protein (EggNog:ENOG41~TransMembrane:2 (i50-73o85-104i)) codes for MPIMGWLWPWKRSDPSPASFEKALSGLSKKIATTQSRLEWTRLRFRKIKVLGTLYTSFAYLVAVIVLLLVVGYTNLGPMDWTGMAGGPVFIYTTRVVITSYYTFRIENLEAKLKALQEERQDTIQKLKEATKYESTLELLEKYGGAEGKDGKPQIKIKEEAPQQQQQQQTGFTLPERTHIAPPATANIPRRDLSPASFASSRPVTPLTQSVTSNDEPSAIGQHLLRPQSAQSQHHSFPPPQAAAEPHWYDRIFDVLLGEDETAAKNRIVLICQVCRLVNGQAPPGTKSLSELGMWKCMACGSRNGEMDEGKRIVREVLKSQAKKGGKAAAAKEEPSTAAAATTLVTDLGDDQAEPETSTESQPTTPLSATSQPPSPLEDDPAATARPRRSARNKRS; via the exons ATGCCAATCATGGGCTGGCTTTGGCCGTGGAAG AGAAGCGATCCCTCTCCGGCTTCCTTCGAGAAGGCCCTCTCCGGCCTCTCCAAGAAGATTGCAACCACACAGTCTCGCCTTGAGTGGACTCGTCTGCGATTCCGCAAGATCAAGGTGCTGGGAACCCTGTATACGTCTTTTGCCTATCTGGTTGCCGTCATCGTCCTGTTGTTGGTTGTTGGATATACAAATCTGGGGCCTATGGACTGGACTGGCATGGCTGGTGGCCCTGTCTT CATCTACACTACGCGCGTGGTCATTACAAGCTACTACACCTTCCGGATTGAGAATCTCGAGGCAAAGCTGAAAGCCCTTCAAGAAGAGCGGCAAGACACCATCCAAAAACTTAAAGAGGCAACCAAGTATGAGTCTACTCTTGAACTCCTTGAAAAGTATGGCGGTGCGGAAGGCAAAGATGGCAAGCCCCAGATTAAGATCAAGGAAGAAGCTccgcaacaacagcaacagcaacagacTGGATTTACGCTCCCTGAACGAACTCACATCGCACCTCCCGCAACTGCAAATATCCCTCGTCGTGATCTCTCACCGGCTTCTTTTGCCAGCAGCAGACCAGTTACTCCCCTGACCCAAAGCGTCACTTCAAACGACGAACCAAGCGCCATTGGCCAGCACCTGCTTCGGCCCCAGTCCGCCCAGAGCCAGCATCACAGCTTCCCGCCGCCCCAGGCCGCCGCAGAGCCTCACTGGTACGACCGCATCTTCGACGTCCTCCTCGGCGAGGACGAAACGGCCGCCAAGAACCGCATCGTCCTGATATGCCAAGTCTGTCGCCTGGTCAACGGACAGGCCCCACCCGGCACCAAGAGCCTCAGCGAACTCGGCATGTGGAAGTGCATGGCCTGTGGATCGCGTAACGGCGAGATGGATGAGGGAAAGCGCATAGTAAGAGAAGTTCTCAAATCGCAGGCCAAGAAGGGGGGCAaggcagctgctgccaaggaggagccgtctactgccgctgctgccacgACACTCGTAACTGACCTTGGTGACGATCAAGCCGAGCCTGAAACCAGCACGGAGAGCCAGCCTACGACGCCCCTTTCCGCTACTTCGCAGCCCCCTAGCCCCTTGGAGGACGACCCAGCCGCAACGGCCAGGCCCAGGCGCTCTGCCAGAAACAAGAGGTCGTAG
- a CDS encoding uncharacterized protein (BUSCO:EOG092D23UZ) — protein sequence MSFLKTRTQQLPSSSMTRSQSSTSTADDPAENTADEEDSEDYCKGGYHPVQIGENFKDGRYTVVRKLGWGHFSTVWLSRDNSNGKHVALKVVRSATHYTETAVDEIKLLNKIVQANPDHPGRKHVVSLLDSFEHKGPNGTHMCMVFEVLGENLLGLIKRWNHRGIPMALVKQITKQVLLGLDYLHRECGIIHTDLKPENVLIEIGDVEQIVKRVLPQGGDKDEKENNRNGRRRRRTLITGSQPLPSPLHGNFESFLHNPYSAMDRGSGKTEAGKQKDDSSKADDAHNKREKSADLLTREVSGISLNTPTEDGHDVISVKIADLGNACWVNHHFTNDIQTRQYRSPEVILGAKWGASTDVWSMSAMVFELITGDYLFDPQSGTKYGKDDDHIAQIIELLGPFPRSLCLSGKWSQEIFNRKGELRHIHRLRHWALPDVLKEKYHFKEDEAKRISAFLTPMLELVPEKRANAGGMAGHPWLDDTPGMKGVKIEGLEVGSRGEGIDGWATEVRRR from the exons ATGAGCTTTCTCAAGACTCG AACCCAGCAATTGCCGAGCTCCTCCATGACTCGCTCACAGTCGTCAACGTCCACGGCCGACGACCCCGCCGAGAACACGGCCGACGAGGAAGATTCCGAAGATTACTGCAAGGGCGGCTACCATCCCGTCCAGATTGGCGAGAACTTCAAGGACGGCCGGTACACGGTGGTGCGCAAGCTGGGATGGGGCCACTTCTCGACCGTGTGGCTGTCGCGCGACAACAGCAACGGCAAACACGTTGCGCTCAAGGTGGTGCGGTCCGCCACGCACTACACCGAGACGGCCGTCGACGAGATCAAGCTGCTCAATAAGATTGTCCAGGCGAACCCCGACCACCCCGGCCGCAAGCACGTCGTCAGCCTGCTGGACTCGTTCGAGCACAAGGGCCCCAACGGCACGCACATGTGCATGGTGTTTGAGGTGCTGGGCGAGAACCTGCTGGGGCTCATCAAGCGATGGAACCACCGCGGCATCCCCATGGCGCTGGTCAAGCAGATCACCAAGCAGGTGCTGCTGGGCCTGGACTACCTGCACCGCGAATGCGGCATCATCCACACCGACCTCAAGCCCGAGAACGTCCTCATCGAGATTGGCGACGTCGAGCAGATCGTCAAGAGGGTCCTGCCCCAGGGCGGCGACAAGgacgagaaagaaaacaaccgCAACGGCCGCAGACGGCGCAGGACTCTCATCACAGGCAGCCAGCCGCTGCCATCGCCCCTCCACGGCAACTTTGAATCCTTCTTGCACAACCCATACTCGGCCATGGATCGAGGCTCTGGTAAAACGGAAG CGGGTAAGCAAAAAGATGATTCTTCAAAGGCCGATGACGCTCacaacaagagagaaaagtctGC TGACCTTTTGACTCGCGAAGTCTCAGGAATCTCTCTCAACACCCCGACCGAGGACGGACATGACGTGATCAGCGTCAAGATCGCAGATTTGGGTAACGCGTGCTGGGTTAACCACCACTTCACCAATGATATCCAGACGCGACAATATCGGTCTCCGGAGGTGATTTTAGGAGCAAAATGGGGAGCAAGTACGGATGTATGGAGCATGTCTGCCATG GTCTTTGAGCTGATTACGGGCGACTACCTCTTCGATCCACAGTCGGGCACGAAGTATGGCAAGGACGACGACCACATTGCACAGATCATCGAACTGCTTGGCCCCTTCCCGCGCTCTCTCTGCCTCAGTGGCAAATGGAGCCAAGAAATATTCAACCGGAAGGGCGAGCTCCGGCACATTCACAGACTGAGACACTGGGCGCTGCCCGATGTCCTAAAGGAGAAATACCATTTCAAAGAGGACGAGGCTAAGCGCATCTCCGCTTTCCTGACTCCGATGTTGGAGCTCGTGCCGGAGAAGCGAGCAAACGCCGGCGGCATGGCCGGCCATCCCTGGCTGGACGATACCCCCGGCATGAAGGGAGTCAAGATTGAGGGGCTGGAAGTTGGTAGCCGCGGCGAGGGCATCGACGGCTGGGCGACGGAGGTGAGAAGGCGATAA
- a CDS encoding uncharacterized protein (EggNog:ENOG41), with protein MEVDKTKPGLLDMPNEILIQIGTLLVRTGDIAALARACRHLNNLFGDYLYRDNEKNGKGSCLLWAASLDKIETFNRAIRAGINLQDHGYLVFVVSCSGSSRVAEVVLASPGTDPMAEDTDGWTPLTLAACYGHPHIVQQLVEHGADISSLTRGGWSPVNLACCHGRFGVAKLLLDGYGASMECESETGWSALRSAAAYGHTEILNYLLGRGANIKVRNNVGWTCLHSAADEGHTSAVQALLDHGANPEDTAYQGWTALTLAADKGHHDTVEFLLERGVDVEQSCTNQWTALCMAADHGDVFTIKLLLDYGANVAVKAAGGLFPLSLAATNGHYPAANLLIRYGADVHMTTNAGWTPLMMASDNGHAEVAKLLIDQGADIEAKSETGWTALVCAADGRHLYAAKVLLGHGASLMATTLAGWTPSIRAAHSGGLRLLELFLQVPGLDMDHLDNCGRSALFHAAMRGHVGIVKKLLPLTQMANHRDRYGTTPIFAAARNGHRRVVELLIEAGYANFEERDFLGATLFASAQRSKKKQFVKFLKRYTQEAGIPIRLDDPAGQRTGYKYDYSACQCGICGRSSVHEEQAYVCDTCAGGLIICAECISLGQMCEDSTHVWRAHKCCWNQHFGTAPEYRAASANRDVDVDVDVDADADADVDVYETTEANAGDDFSANGNGKANAAAADDEYEFGDFDISEGIYDDDEDGVDGDNTEVDTDADANVAHAGC; from the coding sequence ATGGAAGTGGACAAGACCAAACCGGGGCTACTCGATATGCCCAACGAGATCCTCATCCAGATTGGAACTCTGCTCGTCCGCACTGGCGATATTGCGGCGCTCGCGAGGGCCTGTCGACACCTCAACAATCTATTCGGCGACTACTTGTACCGGGACAACGAAAAGAATGGCAAAGGCTCCTGTCTGCTGTGGGCTGCAAGCCTGGATAAGATTGAAACTTTCAACAGGGCCATCAGAGCTGGCATCAATCTCCAGGACCACGGCTATCTCGTCTTTGTTGTCTCGTGCAGTGGAAGCAGTCGAGTCGCCGAGGTGGTGCTGGCGTCTCCTGGGACAGACCCAATGGCTGAAGACACAGACGGATGGACACCTCTGACCCTTGCGGCCTGTTACGGACACCCGCACATTGTCCAACAGTTGGTGGAACACGGTGCCGACATTTCGTCGCTCACCAGAGGCGGCTGGTCGCCGGTAAACCTGGCCTGTTGCCATGGGAGGTTCGGTGTTGCGAAGCTCCTGTTGGACGGCTACGGGGCCTCGATGGAGTGCGAAAGCGAGACTGGCTGGTCAGCGCTGCGATCTGCCGCTGCTTATGGTCACACGGAAATACTCAACTACCTCCTTGGAAGGGGGGCCAATATCAAAGTCAGGAATAACGTCGGCTGGACTTGTCTGCACTCGGCTGCTGACGAGGGACACACGAGCGCAGTTCAAGCCCTCCTCGACCACGGGGCGAACCCAGAAGATACCGCGTACCAAGGATGGACTGCCCTGACTCTTGCTGCCGATAAGGGGCATCACGATACGGTCGAGTTCCTTCTCGAGAGGGGAGTTGACGTTGAGCAGTCGTGCACCAATCAGTGGACTGCTCTCTGCATGGCTGCGGACCACGGCGACGTTTTCACAATTAAGCTCTTGCTTGACTATGGGGCGAATGTCGCGGTGAAAGCAGCAGGTGGACTGTTTCCGCTCTCGTTGGCCGCAACAAATGGGCATTATCCTGCTGCCAACCTTTTGATTCGCTATGGGGCGGATGTCCATATGACTACCAACGCGGGCTGGACACCGCTCATGATGGCCTCAGATAACGGCCACGCCGAAGTTGCAAAGCTCCTCATCGACCAAGGCGCTGATATAGAGGCCAAGAGCGAAACTGGATGGACAGCCCTTGTGTGTGCCGCCGATGGCCGTCACTTGTACGCTGCTAAAGTCCTCCTGGGCCACGGCGCCAGTCTCATGGCCACAACTCTTGCTGGGTGGACTCCGAGCATCAGAGCAGCTCATTCCGGGGGGCTTCGGCTTTTGGAGCTCTTTCTTCAGGTTCCTGGGCTTGACATGGACCATCTAGACAACTGTGGCCGCTCGGCACTCTTCCACGCTGCCATGCGAGGGCATGTAGGAATCGTCAAGAAGCTGCTTCCCCTGACGCAGATGGCCAACCATAGAGATCGCTACGGAACAACCCCAATCTTTGCCGCTGCTAGGAACGGCCACCGACGCGTGGTGGAGCTTTTAATCGAGGCAGGGTACGCAAACTTTGAGGAGAGAGACTTCCTGGGCGCCACACTCTTTGCCTCGGCGCAAagatcgaagaagaagcagtttgTCAAATTCCTCAAGAGATACACTCAAGAGGCAGGAATCCCAATCCGGCTGGACGACCCAGCAGGCCAGCGTACGGGATACAAATACGACTACTCGGCATGTCAATGCGGGATCTGCGGCCGGTCTAGCGTGCATGAAGAGCAGGCGTATGTCTGCGATACGTGCGCCGGCGGGCTCATCATCTGCGCGGAATGCATCAGCTTGGGCCAGATGTGTGAGGATAGCACGCACGTATGGAGAGCGCACAAGTGTTGTTGGAACCAGCACTTTGGGACGGCGCCCGAGTATCGTGCTGCCAGCGCGAATAGGGATGTCGATGTTGATGtcgatgttgatgctgatgccgatgctgatgttgatgtttATGAGACCACTGAGGCTAACGCTGGTGATGATTTCAGTGCTAATGGTAATGGCAAAGcgaatgctgctgccgctgatgaCGAGTATGAGTTTGGTGACTTTGATATCAGCGAGGGTATctatgacgacgatgaagatggcgttgATGGGGATAATACTGAGGTTGAtacagatgcagatgcaaatGTTGCTCATGCTGGATGCTAG
- the ATG23 gene encoding Autophagy protein (EggNog:ENOG41), with protein MFQRIKGAIDRTIAEEQARQQKALEAGSPMARSASSASRAGEGGAGRRSRSKNPDAEAGDAAPNPDPAIFEAAFVIDDSDEPSRAGTPKPAPLRRMC; from the exons ATGTTCCAA CGAATCAAAGGAGCCATCGACCGCACCATCGCGGAGGAGCAAGCCCGCCAGCAAAAGGCGCTTGAGGCGGGCTCCCCCATGGCCAGATCAGCCTCGTCAGCATCGCGAGCGGGCGAAGGCGGCGCAGGCAGACGGTCTCGATCCAAGAACCCAGACGCTGAAGCCGGAGACGCTGCTCCAAACCCCGACCCTGCCATCTTCGAGGCAGCCTTCGTAATTGACGACAGCGACGAGCCGAGTCGAGCAGGAACCCCCAAGCCAGCCCCCCTGAGAAGGATGTGCTAA
- a CDS encoding uncharacterized protein (BUSCO:EOG092D23UZ): MTRSQSSTSTADDPAENTADEEDSEDYCKGGYHPVQIGENFKDGRYTVVRKLGWGHFSTVWLSRDNSNGKHVALKVVRSATHYTETAVDEIKLLNKIVQANPDHPGRKHVVSLLDSFEHKGPNGTHMCMVFEVLGENLLGLIKRWNHRGIPMALVKQITKQVLLGLDYLHRECGIIHTDLKPENVLIEIGDVEQIVKRVLPQGGDKDEKENNRNGRRRRRTLITGSQPLPSPLHGNFESFLHNPYSAMDRGSGKTEAGKQKDDSSKADDAHNKREKSADLLTREVSGISLNTPTEDGHDVISVKIADLGNACWVNHHFTNDIQTRQYRSPEVILGAKWGASTDVWSMSAMVFELITGDYLFDPQSGTKYGKDDDHIAQIIELLGPFPRSLCLSGKWSQEIFNRKGELRHIHRLRHWALPDVLKEKYHFKEDEAKRISAFLTPMLELVPEKRANAGGMAGHPWLDDTPGMKGVKIEGLEVGSRGEGIDGWATEVRRR; encoded by the exons ATGACTCGCTCACAGTCGTCAACGTCCACGGCCGACGACCCCGCCGAGAACACGGCCGACGAGGAAGATTCCGAAGATTACTGCAAGGGCGGCTACCATCCCGTCCAGATTGGCGAGAACTTCAAGGACGGCCGGTACACGGTGGTGCGCAAGCTGGGATGGGGCCACTTCTCGACCGTGTGGCTGTCGCGCGACAACAGCAACGGCAAACACGTTGCGCTCAAGGTGGTGCGGTCCGCCACGCACTACACCGAGACGGCCGTCGACGAGATCAAGCTGCTCAATAAGATTGTCCAGGCGAACCCCGACCACCCCGGCCGCAAGCACGTCGTCAGCCTGCTGGACTCGTTCGAGCACAAGGGCCCCAACGGCACGCACATGTGCATGGTGTTTGAGGTGCTGGGCGAGAACCTGCTGGGGCTCATCAAGCGATGGAACCACCGCGGCATCCCCATGGCGCTGGTCAAGCAGATCACCAAGCAGGTGCTGCTGGGCCTGGACTACCTGCACCGCGAATGCGGCATCATCCACACCGACCTCAAGCCCGAGAACGTCCTCATCGAGATTGGCGACGTCGAGCAGATCGTCAAGAGGGTCCTGCCCCAGGGCGGCGACAAGgacgagaaagaaaacaaccgCAACGGCCGCAGACGGCGCAGGACTCTCATCACAGGCAGCCAGCCGCTGCCATCGCCCCTCCACGGCAACTTTGAATCCTTCTTGCACAACCCATACTCGGCCATGGATCGAGGCTCTGGTAAAACGGAAG CGGGTAAGCAAAAAGATGATTCTTCAAAGGCCGATGACGCTCacaacaagagagaaaagtctGC TGACCTTTTGACTCGCGAAGTCTCAGGAATCTCTCTCAACACCCCGACCGAGGACGGACATGACGTGATCAGCGTCAAGATCGCAGATTTGGGTAACGCGTGCTGGGTTAACCACCACTTCACCAATGATATCCAGACGCGACAATATCGGTCTCCGGAGGTGATTTTAGGAGCAAAATGGGGAGCAAGTACGGATGTATGGAGCATGTCTGCCATG GTCTTTGAGCTGATTACGGGCGACTACCTCTTCGATCCACAGTCGGGCACGAAGTATGGCAAGGACGACGACCACATTGCACAGATCATCGAACTGCTTGGCCCCTTCCCGCGCTCTCTCTGCCTCAGTGGCAAATGGAGCCAAGAAATATTCAACCGGAAGGGCGAGCTCCGGCACATTCACAGACTGAGACACTGGGCGCTGCCCGATGTCCTAAAGGAGAAATACCATTTCAAAGAGGACGAGGCTAAGCGCATCTCCGCTTTCCTGACTCCGATGTTGGAGCTCGTGCCGGAGAAGCGAGCAAACGCCGGCGGCATGGCCGGCCATCCCTGGCTGGACGATACCCCCGGCATGAAGGGAGTCAAGATTGAGGGGCTGGAAGTTGGTAGCCGCGGCGAGGGCATCGACGGCTGGGCGACGGAGGTGAGAAGGCGATAA